From a single Papaver somniferum cultivar HN1 unplaced genomic scaffold, ASM357369v1 unplaced-scaffold_133, whole genome shotgun sequence genomic region:
- the LOC113333562 gene encoding uncharacterized protein LOC113333562, which produces MKSFQLINKNGRLRQTRLATEDKIRPRVDGVASDLDVEEAKSVWEPVEHNVKPYPPKDDYLDAMNDDTEDHMEEVHDKNFEDGSEEEFDEDFLEDGSCRDSDESDD; this is translated from the exons ATGAAAAGTTTTCAGCTTATCAACAAAAACGGCCGACTTCGACAGACAAGGCTAGCAACTGAGGATAAAATTCGACCTCGTGTCGACGGTGTAGCTTCAGATTTAGATGTGGAAGAGGCTAAGTCTGTATGGGAACCTGTTGAACATAACGTTAAGCCATATCCACCTA AAGACGACTATTTGGATGCAATGAACGACGATACTGAAGATCACATGGAGGAAGTTCATGATAAGAATTTTGAAGATGGATCTGAAGAGGAGTTTGACGAAGATTTCTTAGAAGATGGCAGTTGCAGAGATagtgatgaatctgatgattag